In Methanofastidiosum sp., the DNA window CAGCAGGATACCAGTGGTGTGAATACACTCAGAAATGTTACAGGCCTTTTGAAGAAACATGCAGCATCGGGGGAGATGTCGATGAACACGGATGCAAAGAATCTGCCGGCTATACTTGGTGTGAAGTCAAAAACAAGTGCATAAGGACCTGGGAAGAGTCATGCACAATCGGCGGAGATGTCGACGAGCACGGATGTCTTGTTGCATCTGGATACCAGTGGTGCGAAGGACTCAAAAAGTGTATCAGACCTTGGGAAGAAGAATGTCCAACCGACTGATAAATAATTTATATTTTTTATTTTTAACCGAACTTTTAAAAATAGAATTAAATTATACTTCACAATGGATAAAATTGCGTACGTCAAGATTACAATCTCTATAATTATCCTTCTTATGGGGGTCTATTTGGTATACCCAATAATTCCCGGCCTTATTGGTGGATTTGTATTTGCATATACCTTCTCTCCCGTATACAATAGAATTTTTAATAGAACAAAAAGGAAAAGTCTATCTGCAATATTTACAACTCTTTTCATATCTGCCCCAATACTTGTCACTTTGCTCTATGTATTCTATAAGGCGCTAGCTGAACTTGACGCTGTGAATGAAATACTAAGAACCCATTCCTACATCTCAATTATCAACATTTTTGGGATACACATAGAAGATTCCCCTTTTTATGGATTTATTACTCAAACCTTTCCACAGATAGTTAATATATCAGAATTATTCTCAAAAACAATGGGGCAATTACCTTTGACTTTATTGAACATGGCCATCTTATTCCTCGCCCTTTATTACTTCTTGGATGAAAGAGAATCAATTGAAGGCTTTATCCACAAAATAATTCCTCCCTCATATTACAAAGATATGCTTGAAATACTTCAACCTACAAAAAGTGTAATTAATGGCCTTATATACGGAAACATAATGAGCGCCATGATAACTGGATTACTAGCTATTATTGGATTTGCCCTTTTAGGGGTACCTTACTCATTTCTATTGGGACTTTTGGTAGGTCTAGCTTCGTTTCTTCCCGTTATAGGCCCTTGGACAGTTTTTGTACCCTTGGGAGTTTACTACCTTTTTTTAGGAGAATATCTTAGAGGGGGCATACTGCTTATCTATGGGGTAGCGGTCCTCGGACTGCTATACGACCTTTATATATATCCAAGGTTTTGTGAAAAAGACTCACAACTACATCCTTTCATAATTCTTATAGGATTATTTGGGGGATTGTACATGCTTGGTCCAATAGGCCTACTTTACGGACCTATTATCATTGGACTACTTAAAGGCGTGGCAGAAGGAGTTATCAAAGAGACTACACAAAAAAGAAGATTCTTTAGGTTATGATT includes these proteins:
- a CDS encoding AI-2E family transporter codes for the protein MDKIAYVKITISIIILLMGVYLVYPIIPGLIGGFVFAYTFSPVYNRIFNRTKRKSLSAIFTTLFISAPILVTLLYVFYKALAELDAVNEILRTHSYISIINIFGIHIEDSPFYGFITQTFPQIVNISELFSKTMGQLPLTLLNMAILFLALYYFLDERESIEGFIHKIIPPSYYKDMLEILQPTKSVINGLIYGNIMSAMITGLLAIIGFALLGVPYSFLLGLLVGLASFLPVIGPWTVFVPLGVYYLFLGEYLRGGILLIYGVAVLGLLYDLYIYPRFCEKDSQLHPFIILIGLFGGLYMLGPIGLLYGPIIIGLLKGVAEGVIKETTQKRRFFRL